The genomic stretch aagattatttttttgGTGGATCATCCACTTTCCATTTATTAAAGAAACAGCTGTAATTAAATGAGAACAAAAAGCTTTACAAAACAACATTTGCTTTTCAGGCTGTGTTCAAATTATACGACAAAGACGAATCGGGATATTTGAGTGCGTTTGAATTGAGGCAAGCATTAAATAGCGCAGGCTATCGACTCAATAAtcacattttaaatatcttgGTACATCGTTACGGAACGAAGGATGGTATGATCACCTTCGATGATTACATCATGTGTGCAGTTCGACTCAAGACAATGATAGGTAAACGagtatcgataaatataataggACATCTATATCATAATATAGAAATTAAcgaatatttccatttctcaGATATTTTCAGAGAACGAGATCCAGACTTAACTAATACGGCGACATTCACAATGGAAGAATGGATAGAGAAAACGTTATACTCGTAATCTAATACGTGTATCAAAATCATTGATAAAGataagggaatataaatacgTTCGTATCTTTTGTCATGCTATGTATGTATTAGGAAATACTTGACGATTCCATCACGTTTTTCATTTTGAGAAATTGCTTTTTCTATACTGCTGTTTTCCAGTTTGCTAATTGTACATTGATTAAACATAAAGTAAAAACgcaagatatttattgaaagaatatttgtttAGATATATGTTATTAGTAATGTTTCATAAATCTAAATGTATGacattttataaagtttatatTAGTATCACAATTCCTTTCGAAAAGTGCatagaaaggaagaaaaacatacatacaattttactatatatgataaataatttattctttgtatttttgtcGAAACTATTATACATGTAAAGAAAATGTGCCTTAGTTAATGTATCGTTGTACCTATAAAATCTAATTATCttaaaatgataataatttattatatcggAAACTAgtctatattttatacatgCTTTATCATCTCCTTCTCGTTCAATTATCGAGTGTACGAAAATTATAAGATCCAAAAAACTCTGTTTATATACTCCACACTGAATAAAGTTTAAGAACTCTCTATTTAGTGTaagaaatatctttttattttctttctttcacaattattgtaaaaaatttctttgccatgtatttttatgatatataaaaaaatatttttacaaaggaTATTGTAAACAACAAAAAGTTTAATAAGATAAATTAAACTTACGTATTGTTGAATTCAACCGTTTGTCTATCTTGTTCCCGTTTATCTATTATACGATCAAGTAAGTCAGACCTGAAATAATTTACAACTTTTCCGATGCATAATGAATTTATACTCATGAAGCAAATTGTTTTCATCGCTATAACGATTCATGCTTTTATCTAGAAATATACCTAGAAAGTGAAAAAAACTGTTTCACCACTTTGTAAAAGATGTATCCgggaataaatattttagttgTCCCCTTAAAACACACCACATATATTcgcaaatttaaatataattcaatttaaCGTAATTAGTGTCAacgattattatataatagaaaaataaaactttttttCACAATCACTACACGATCATCTAAACTTTTTCACTACGAATGAAACGAATAGCCTAATGTTATTATCGTAAATACAcaacaaaatataattatttcggaaGGCTCACAAGTCACTTTTACACTGATTATACTGACttcgaatattattttcacTATCATGAAGGTAGATATAAATCTAATCTCTGCCTGATTACGACTGAGCAGCATAACTTTTAAACCATTTCTTCTTGGCGGCTTACTGACAGTTTGaataacatatataaatgaatatagctgtgtgtacgtatgacattgtatatatttaagtACTATCAGGCattacgtatatgtatgtattatacagAGAAATTAGCTTTAGTATTATActagaaattagaaaataataattaaagttatAACTGTATTTCTTTGTAGTATAAATTttagtataattattttagttcaattattttatgtttacCTACTAACGACTATATATgtattacaataaattttaattttgttatctATACTgaagtttttaaattttaaagaatttatcAAATAGAGAACGTTTAGATAAAGCAGAAATGTCAttctttataattaaaatttatcttttatcgcaaaaataaaatgtaagagatccatacaattttttatttctgtcctgtttatagtgattaacatcAGAAAGGAAATCTCTCTTAATGTCATATGTGCATgtgcatacatatatattcgtGTATTCAAAACACTGaagcaattttttatattggTATTAGCGGATGTTAGTAAGAGATCAGTTTTCGTCTGCCATAAAATAACCTCATTCGCTTTTAAAAAGTAAgaaagtaaataattttaagaaGTTTATAacataattctataaaataatattagtgtactaattttcattttcaatctATTTcacataatttatttaatttttatgcattttgtATTACTTATTATGAATGTAAACATGtcatatatcaaatatatatttaaataaatataaagaaatcatatcatctataaaaaaaaaagattcttTTTACACGGTATAAGTAAATGTTATTTGcttataacatatttattaattataaacatattttatatatataatttatttctatatatataactgAATAATTTCTGATAGTatataaatttgcaaacacaaattataatattttattgaatactTTTGTTGCTTAGATTAGAAGAATATTCATTCTCTTCTTTATAACATTTTCATGTTAATATTCCAATATTGTTAACATAACTTGTAATATAGAGAAAGATCAAAAtatgataattaatatatacgTTGTTATAATAATCATTACTGTCTTATATGCATAACAATCATAAGTAGCTTTTTCAAATGACATTTTGTacaaatacataataaaatatatattttagataaCAGGTTTGAACAATGTCAGAAGTTCAAGAAACAGTAGCAGAAGCAACGGAAGCAACTGTAGAACAAGATGCTGTATCTGAGGAAGATAAACAATATTTGACTGATTATATAAAAGAAACAGAACAGCGACTAAATGCAAAAGAAGAACTTCGAGCAGCTAATTTAAATCCTAATAGACCACCAGAAACATATTTCAGCAAATTAGATTCAACGCTGAAAAGAAATACTACGTTtgttaagaaattaaaaaattttagtaGTATACAATTAGATACAGTTCTAAAAGATATGACACATttaaatttgacaaaatatGTAAGTGAAGTTGCTACTGCTTTAGTGGATgctaaattaaaaatgacagATGTTGCACCTGCTATTAAGGTATGCAGCTTCTTGCATCAAACATATGCAGAATTTTCAACCCATTTTTTTGAGAATTGGCAAAGAATTTTATCTCTAAAGGTTGTAGACAAAATTGCAAATCCAAGCAAACTTAGAGTCGATCTTCGATTTTATGCTGAACTGGTTAATGCAGGGATTTTCACCCATAAGCAAGGATTACCTCTGCTTGGTTCTGCATTAACGGTTTTAATTAATATGGATAAAGAAGAACATAACAATGCAAGCATCATATTAAGCTTCTGCAAACATTGTGGTGAAGATTATGCAGGTCTTGTATCTAAAAGAGTAAGAGAAATATCTGAAAAGTTGAGTATAACTATACCCAAAAGCAAATTACTTTCTCCTGATAAACAACAAAATGTGAGATTACTGTTACGAGATTACTACAATTCATTATGTaaacatttattaaaagaaCATAAGGATCTTCAAGCTTTTGAGAAACAAAATCGAAAGATTTTGCAGACCAGAGGCGAGCTAAGCtctgaaagaaaagaaaaacttGAGAGTCTTCAAGTATCCTATGATCGTTTACTTAATAATGTGCAAAGCTTTTCTGATACTTTAGATGAACCTATGCCAGAACTTCCTGTAAATAGTGAGATGAAAGCAGAAGCAGAAGAATCGTTGAAAATGATTAgcgaaggagaagaaaatagTATTTTAGAGGATATGTGGGGAGATGAAGAAACCAGACGATTTTATGAAGTTTTGCCAGATTTAACAGTATTCCTTCCAGGATCATATTTGAAAGAAGTACCTAAACAAGATGCTCCAATAAGCGAAGAAGCTTTAGATGAGGAAATAACATTTGATGAACTAGAAGAAACTGAAAAAGTAGATGAACCTGAGGCAGAAGTGGAGGAACCACAAGTTTCGAatataagtaataaaatacttCTAGATGCATTTATAACGCATTTACCAAATTGCGTAAATCGTGAATTAATTGACAATGCGGCAGTACACTTCTTAATGAATCTCAACACGAAACATAACAAGAAAAAGCTAGTGAAAGCATTGTTTGGTGTTTCTAGAATTCGTTTAGATCTACTGCCATTTTATTCACGATTGGCAGCTATTCTTTATCCTGTTATGCCTGATGTTGGCAATGATTTATGTTCAATGTTAAAACATGACTTTAAATATCATGTACGAAAAAAGGATCAAATTAATATAGAATCAAAAGTAAAAGTTGTTAGATACATTGGTGAACTTGTTAAATTTAAACTTTATTCAAAGATAGAAGCATTATATTGCTTGAAAGTTTTGTTACATGACTTTACACATCATCATATTGAAATGGCTTGTAATTTGTTGGAAACATGTGGAAGATACCTATTTTGTTCACCAGACTCACATCAAAGGACAAAAGTATATTTGGAACAAATGATGCGTAAGAAGGCAGTCACTGCATTAGATTCACGTTATGTAACAATAATTGAAAATGCGTATTATTATGTAAATCCACCAGAATCTACTGGGGGCGTATCAAAGAAAGACAGACCACCTATTCATGAATTTATAAGGAAATTATTATACCAAGATCTCTCAAAAACAAATACAGATAAAGTACTCAAATGGATGCGTAAACTAGATTGGGAAGATGAAAGTGTATCATCCTACGCTATTAAATGCCTCACTGCTGCGTAcaatgttaaatatttgaacattCGATGTGTAGGAAGTTTATTAGCTGGACTTGTTGCACATTATGAAACTATAGGTCCTCACGTAGTAGATGGTGTGTTGGAAGATATAAGACTATGCATGGAAATTAATTTACCAAAATTTAATCAACGGCGTATTGCTATGGTTAAATATCTCGGAGAATTGTATAACTATCGCATGGTAGAAAGTGGAGATATTTTCCGAACGTTGTATCTTCTGATTACATTTGGAGTCAGTATGGATCACTCCATACCAAGTATTTTAGATCCACCTGACCACCTTTTTAGAATTCGATTAGTGTGTACATTATTGGAAACTTGTGGACAGTACTTTAGTGGTGGTTCTAGCAAGAAAAAGCTAgattactttttaatatttttccaaaattattATTGGTTCAAATATACAGATCCTATTTGGACTCCAGAAAATCCATTTCCAGTGGGTATAGATTATATGTATCGTGATACATTAACAATGTTGAGACCAAAAATGCAATTGTTTCAAAGTTATAAAGAAGCGCAATGTGCTGTGGAAGAATTgcgaaatacattatatccCACTCTTGGAAATCCTATTGCAGAGGATGGTATTGAACGTACTGATGCAGAACCTGATATGGGTGTAATTGCTGAAGGAGATGAAGATATAGCTGTAACATCTGGAAATGGTAGTGGAGATGCAAAAGGTGTGGCTGATTTGCATTTTGAAGAATCTGAAGATTGTTCTGAAGCACAATCAGAAGAAGATTGGACTGCCGATGCAGAAAGAGATTACACTATGGGTACACAAGAAAATACCCAAGGAGATCAAAGTCTTTCAGAAGGTGGTACTGATGGTGTTATTATGGATGTTACAGAATTAAATGCAGCATTACCAGCTGGCCCTAGAAGAGTAAGTTGTCCTGAAGATGATGACTTTTTATCTGCTCTTGATAAAATGGTTTCAGATAATATACAAGATAGAATGCGAGATTCAGTGAAACCACAACAAGTGGATATTTCAGTTCCTTTGCATGTAAAAAGTACTAAAAAAACATACGAACAACTGCAAGAAAGACCTTCTGATAATAGTACAGTCGATTTCGTACTTATGTTAAGGAAAGGTAACAAGCAACAATACAAGAATTTAGCAGTTCCTGTGTCATCAGAATTAGCAATGAATCTTCGAAATAGAGAACAGGaacagaaagaagagaaagaacgagTTAAAAGATTGACACTGAATATTACAGAAagacaagaagaagaagattaTCAAGAAACAATTAACCAAAGTACCAGGCCAGTGACAGTAAATTTAAATAGAGAGCGACGACAAAAATATAATCATCCTAAAGGTGCTCCAGATGCAGATCTTATATTTGGCCCCAAAAAGATACGGTAATCTTAATGTTGTTGGAAATCAGTACTTGTCATGTTAGAGGAAAACAAGAAATCTACAATACGAACTATTTGATGTTCATGTTTTTGTGTAggttttataataaattcgtgatactttatttttttttttgaaatacATATCTATATGTTGTTTATATGAATTCTCAATCATATAGATTTCAGTgtaaaaacatattttatattaaaaatgcagAAATGTGTCATATATGTCAATATGTATTTGCATATAT from Bombus huntii isolate Logan2020A chromosome 8, iyBomHunt1.1, whole genome shotgun sequence encodes the following:
- the LOC126868890 gene encoding regulator of nonsense transcripts 2, with product MSEVQETVAEATEATVEQDAVSEEDKQYLTDYIKETEQRLNAKEELRAANLNPNRPPETYFSKLDSTLKRNTTFVKKLKNFSSIQLDTVLKDMTHLNLTKYVSEVATALVDAKLKMTDVAPAIKVCSFLHQTYAEFSTHFFENWQRILSLKVVDKIANPSKLRVDLRFYAELVNAGIFTHKQGLPLLGSALTVLINMDKEEHNNASIILSFCKHCGEDYAGLVSKRVREISEKLSITIPKSKLLSPDKQQNVRLLLRDYYNSLCKHLLKEHKDLQAFEKQNRKILQTRGELSSERKEKLESLQVSYDRLLNNVQSFSDTLDEPMPELPVNSEMKAEAEESLKMISEGEENSILEDMWGDEETRRFYEVLPDLTVFLPGSYLKEVPKQDAPISEEALDEEITFDELEETEKVDEPEAEVEEPQVSNISNKILLDAFITHLPNCVNRELIDNAAVHFLMNLNTKHNKKKLVKALFGVSRIRLDLLPFYSRLAAILYPVMPDVGNDLCSMLKHDFKYHVRKKDQINIESKVKVVRYIGELVKFKLYSKIEALYCLKVLLHDFTHHHIEMACNLLETCGRYLFCSPDSHQRTKVYLEQMMRKKAVTALDSRYVTIIENAYYYVNPPESTGGVSKKDRPPIHEFIRKLLYQDLSKTNTDKVLKWMRKLDWEDESVSSYAIKCLTAAYNVKYLNIRCVGSLLAGLVAHYETIGPHVVDGVLEDIRLCMEINLPKFNQRRIAMVKYLGELYNYRMVESGDIFRTLYLLITFGVSMDHSIPSILDPPDHLFRIRLVCTLLETCGQYFSGGSSKKKLDYFLIFFQNYYWFKYTDPIWTPENPFPVGIDYMYRDTLTMLRPKMQLFQSYKEAQCAVEELRNTLYPTLGNPIAEDGIERTDAEPDMGVIAEGDEDIAVTSGNGSGDAKGVADLHFEESEDCSEAQSEEDWTADAERDYTMGTQENTQGDQSLSEGGTDGVIMDVTELNAALPAGPRRVSCPEDDDFLSALDKMVSDNIQDRMRDSVKPQQVDISVPLHVKSTKKTYEQLQERPSDNSTVDFVLMLRKGNKQQYKNLAVPVSSELAMNLRNREQEQKEEKERVKRLTLNITERQEEEDYQETINQSTRPVTVNLNRERRQKYNHPKGAPDADLIFGPKKIR